In Juglans regia cultivar Chandler chromosome 13, Walnut 2.0, whole genome shotgun sequence, the DNA window CAAGGTTTTGGACGAGTAGATGAGGTCACATGTGGTGGAAATGCATTGAAATTCTATGCATCTGTACGACTGAAGATGATAAGAAAAGCATTGCTCAAGACGGAGGATAAGGTCAATCTCatcttttatgttctttttacttttctgaGATTTTATGTCAAGAAGCATTTGTACCTTCCATTTCTTATCTTAACATCATTTACTTTGGTTGTGTCGTCCACTTGCATGTGTGTGGTGGTTGTCAGTATTAACATCAGTTGTTAAGATTTTTGTCTTTGTTGAAGAAACAGTGGCAATGgacaaaaataggaaaaaagagTGGCTGCAATATTGCTTACAGTTGGGTATTTGCTCTTTTCAACAagctattttttcataattatttaccttttttatattttaggttTTGGTAAACTAAAATGGCTATCTTTGATTAAACAGTTTGCATATATTTCATTGTCTATCGTCAAATTCCATTCCTACTGCTTTCTTTTACGTGGTCAATGTCCTCTGTCAATCAAATATGCTCTGCAAATCTAACAACTTATTTCAggttatttgaatttaaaataataataataataataaggtatCCTAATAGCTCTTTTTATAACCAGCTCTTCTATGTGGCTGCTCTTAGAGCTGTGAAATCGTATGAACTTCCTGTTGGATTGTCTTTGTGCTTTGGTAGCAAGCTCCTCTGCCGCAAGTATTCCAGCTGGTGGTTGAGAGGTATATTCATTGGCCAATGTCTCTTTTTGCTCttatcatcaatttgtttgttcatTTTTCCCTCCTTGTCCAGGTTTATGTTGACAACTTGGAGGAGGGAGAGGCGATTGATGTGGGAGATCGTGAAGACACCTTCTCATAGGAGTTGAGATTTGCGATGTAATTCTGGGTTACAATGCAAGCTAAATTGTGGCATATTTGCATGGTAGAATTGATAACTAAGCTAAATTTTTGGGCCGAGTAGCAGAAAAACTTAGTATTGATAACTAAGGTCTGTAATATGTATTTAAGGTCGTATCagaatttgttaaaaaaaaaaaaaatccggatttaacccggttatccgcccggattaaatccggattaatccgggcggataaccgcccggtttttaaaatccggatccggatccggttgtGGCCGGATATCCAGatccggatgcacacccctaTTTATTGTCACGTTCACtatcacaaaattttttattttatttcattttatctcatctaattattacaatttttttaaattcttacacaaaataaaataaataatttaattttttcaaatcttaaaacaaaattaatattaaaaatataaattctaacaaaactttattcaaattttaacttttatctctaCCCgtatcatctcatctgcgaaaataACATGTACCATAATATTGGGATATGATTGTGTACGTGACAATTCaaatgtttatataaatattgtattgtgtgattgattgtacttgttatttttatttttctcttatggTTCTTAACAAACAATCATCCAACAAAGATTCTCacaagagtaatgttaggtagGGGTGAGCAGCACTGCCTCGCCCCGCTTCCGCTCTGCCCCCGTTCAACGGGAATGAGCACCCGTCCGTTAGATGCGGGGGGCGGGTGGCGCCACCCGTATCTAACCCCCCAGGCGAGGGCGGGGGCGAGATAGGGGCAACCCCTGCCCCGCCCCGCCCCAtatcacttatatatatatatatatatatataagtgtttatataaaaaataataatccaagcatgaaacaacgtcgtttcatgcctagttttttttttaatacccatAACGAAACGACACCGTTTCGTCAATGgcgaaacgacgtcgtttcatgttttgtttagaaTCCCCTTGCCCCCGGCGAGATCACCCTCCCACTCACTCAcccagaatctctctctctctctctctctctctctctctctctctctctctctctctctctctctctctctctgtgtgtgtatatgcaTATTGCCTCTTTTTTTAGCCCTATCAAAATCTAATTGATGTTTGTGATATGATTCCAGTAAGGGTATCTCAGCCTCGACTCTGCCCTACAAGAGAACTCTGCCGAGTTGGCTTAATATCTCTTTTTAAGATGTACCCATAAAAAACCTAAACTCTCTTATTTATAAGATGTGCGTAAAAgcatgcaaattttttttttcatgtctgAGGAATCGATGGGTTGTGGTTTAATTGCGGGTTTTAGGTTGAGGAGAACATTTGCAAGTTTGTGAAGAAGGGTCAGACGCCGTCCCAGATTGGTGTGATTCTGCGTGACTCTCATGGTATCGCTCAAGTCAAGTGCATCACTAGAAGCAAAATCTTGCATATTCTTAAGGCTCATGGAGTACAAATCCCCACCGCTTGCTCCTTTTCATCAacgactttatttttttattttggatacaATGCACATATATAACTATTCAATCTCTTATTCTCCTATCTTCGACTCTtctattttcagttttcaatttttgtttttgtcaagGCATCTTCTAGACAGACAAATGCACGATGGCTTTGGGCCTTTGGCAATGTTGAGGATGCACGGTATCACAAATGCGCCGACtgagccatatatatatatatatatatatatctctctctctctctccatggcTCCAACCCTCTGACTCCAACTTCGGCAACTCCAATCGGAGTCAAACTCTGACTCCCAGAGTGGGAGTCCAAAATTAACTCCGACTCCAGTG includes these proteins:
- the LOC109008156 gene encoding DNA repair protein recA homolog 2, mitochondrial-like isoform X3 — encoded protein: MSRVNMVAALIPQCELDQTIGGTSKDEQSRIMTQALRKIHYSLSQSRTLIVFLNQIRLSPKSVQGFGRVDEVTCGGNALKFYASVRLKMIRKALLKTEDKLFYVAALRAVKSYELPVGLSLCFGSKLLCRKYSSWWLRGLC
- the LOC109008156 gene encoding DNA repair protein recA homolog 2, mitochondrial-like isoform X2, encoding MSRVNMVAALIPQCELDQTIGGTSKDEQSRIMTQALRKIHYSLSQSRTLIVFLNQIRLSPKSVQGFGRVDEVTCGGNALKFYASVRLKMIRKALLKTEDKWQWTKIGKKSGCNIAYSWLFYVAALRAVKSYELPVGLSLCFGSKLLCRKYSSWWLRGLC
- the LOC109008156 gene encoding DNA repair protein recA homolog 2, mitochondrial-like isoform X1 → MSRVNMVAALIPQCELDQTIGGTSKDEQSRIMTQALRKIHYSLSQSRTLIVFLNQIRLSPKSVQGFGRVDEVTCGGNALKFYASVRLKMIRKALLKTEDKKQWQWTKIGKKSGCNIAYSWLFYVAALRAVKSYELPVGLSLCFGSKLLCRKYSSWWLRGLC